In a single window of the Arachis hypogaea cultivar Tifrunner chromosome 6, arahy.Tifrunner.gnm2.J5K5, whole genome shotgun sequence genome:
- the LOC112697982 gene encoding uncharacterized protein, whose amino-acid sequence MGSLMAGWDSKSATLKRNRSLTKDEIDAYWRSKKKIEEEHLRAISNLAQVVQTSTTSIEVEKKLRRAITMPLGRGNESLHLNIDSNLEELIKKNGWWTKSSWAFLNEPPVTESSSNKYVSQFHVANMGTTHGDGISA is encoded by the exons ATGGGTTCTCTTATGGCAGGATGGGACTCTAAATCAG caACACTTAAGAGGAACCGTTCCCTTACCAAAGATGAAATTGATGCTTAttggagatcaaagaagaagatagagGAAGAACATCTTAGAGCTATTTCAAATTTAGCACAAGTTGTTCAG ACAAGTACAACATCAATTGAAGTTGAGAAGAAGCTTCGAAGGGCAATTACCATGCCCTTAGGCCGTGGAAATGAGTCATTACATTTGAATATTGACTCAAATTTGGAGGAGCTTATCAAGAAAAATGGATG GTGGACCAAGAGTAGCTGGGCATTTCTGAATGAGCCTCCAGTTACTGAATCTTCATCCAACAAGTATGTGTCTCAATTTCATGTTGCAAACATGGGAACTACTCATGGAGATGGAATCAGTGCTTGA